The following coding sequences lie in one Fusarium poae strain DAOMC 252244 chromosome 1, whole genome shotgun sequence genomic window:
- the SPT6 gene encoding Transcription elongation factor spt6 (BUSCO:1220at5125): protein MSNSMRDLISGEAELDDEEEDESFDERGGQRRHKNAVEDSSEEEEDDDDEEEARKVREGFIVDEDEDEDEGGDSDADVRPLHKRKREHRDREEEAQLDEDDLDLIGEQFGERPKPQTQSKFKRLKRGTRDEDRGNQRRGLDDIFSDEEDDAGEQRAYNNRSSYRQADEFDDFIEEDFPDDPEELEQQREDAEVARPRDRVIGNIADTANLDKDALDDMEAIFGNGEDYDWALQMEEEEEDREREEQAIELKDVFEPSQLKEKLLTDEDNEIRFTDEPERFQLDRKTFKSLQLTAEQFKEEARWITNQLWPKKGLASDLQSPFGKAVGKVLEFFIVDEVEVPYVFQHRKDYLLHTRKTRNPNRDDPDAPEYVISADKLLNQDDLWKILELDIKFRSFVDKRNALEKTVDNLKGMEIHDAMVDEMIPEATTMEELQDLQDYLHFQYGPQLKDLAAMAGNLSLTKRPGSKSNLLERVRQGKAYSFVRAYGISADQLAKNALRHGKKVTPDDDAQYPMDLADSLIDDVFSTGDQVISAARQMYSEELFASPRMRKHFRNSYYQAAEISCRRTEKGLRRIDDSHPYYEIKYLQNQAIADLVHQPELFLKMMKAEEEGLVTIKLDMPARYDFRQHLYQEFESENFSDRAEQWREERKKVLDLAYPKLEKIIAKNVKEVIRTFCQDEVLKMCREEYAKRLDQAPYKPKGMILGTTPRVLVLSSGMSDPARDPICWAWVEEDGRVIEQGKLGNLARDERQREEFEELVKRRRPDVIGVSGWSAETTKLVRDLESLVNEKGLMGPEFEDPDTNDYRTEPLEVVVVNDEVARLYKDSPRALAEHPSLNPITRYCVALARYMQNPMKEYAALGKDVASLSYHPCQNLLPADKLAKYLDSAMVDMVNLCGVDINEAMNDTYTANLLPYVSGLGPRKATSVIKAINANGGAVGTRDELVGDPDSGKLPVVGPRVWNNCASFLFIEYEATNPSSDPLDNTRVHPEDYELGRKMAADALELDEEDVKAETDENGPGAIVRKLFKQDEQDKVNELVLEEYAEQLERNYSQRKRATLETIRAELQAPYEELRRNFALLSPSEIFTMFTGETKHTLCEGMIVPVNVRVVKDDFAIVKLDCGIEGRVEGHEVSHRSSIKEVLSSGQTAQAKILDINYKDFMAKLSMRDDALRVPYKRPINLGRDGWDYVLEAADKEELREKDKTTGRTQRVVKHPNFKPFNGLQAEEYLGSQPSGEVIIRPSSKGNDHLAVTWKVADGVFQHIDVLEMQKETEFAVGKLLRVGGKYTYTDLDELIVEHVKAMARKVEELMRHDKYQNRSRGETEKWLTTYIDANPTRSTYAFCIDTKHPGYFWLCFKASRAAKVIALPVRAIPQGFELKGYQYPDMRALCNGFKLRYQNEFSKMGHR from the exons ATGAGCAATAGCATGCGCGACTTGATCTCAGGCGAGGCCGAACtcgatgacgaggaagaggatgagtCTTTTGATGAGCGTGGTGGACAGCGCAGACACAAAAACGCTGTAGAAGACTCaagtgaggaggaggaagacgacgacgatgaggaggaagcTCGCAAG GTTCGCGAAGGTTTCATCGttgacgaagatgaagacgaggacgaaGGAGGCGATTCTGATGCCGACGTGCGACCCTTACACAAACGAAAACGAGAGCACCGCGACCGCGAAGAAGAGGCACAATTAGATGAGGACGATTTGGATTTGATCGGTGAACAGTTTGGCGAGCGACCTAAGCCCCAAACACAG TCCAAGTTCAAGCGCCTGAAGCGCGGCACTCGTGACGAAGACCGAGGCAACCAGCGCCGTGGCCTCGATGACATCTTTtccgatgaagaagatgacgcGGGCGAACAGCGGGCATATAACAATAGATCATCGTACCGCCAGGCCGACGAGTTTGACGATTTTATTGAAGAGGACTTCCCTGATGACCCCGAAGAATTGGAACAGCAACGAGAAGACGCCGAGGTTGCCCGTCCTAGAGATCGCGTCATTGGAAATATAGCCGACACCGCCAATTTGGACAAGGATGCCTTGGATGACATGGAGGCCATCTTTGGTAATGGTGAAGATTACGATTGGGCACTGCagatggaggaggaggaggaggatcgTGAAAGAGAAGAACAGGCGATAGAGTTGAAGGACGTGTTCGAGCCTTCACAGCTGAAGGAGAAGCTCTTGACCGATGAAGACAACGAAATCCGTTTCACGGACGAGCCCGAGCGATTCCAACTCGACCGAAAGACCTTCAAGAGCTTGCAACTTACGGCTGAGCAGTTCAAGGAGGAGGCACGATGGATCACCAACCAACTATGGCCGAAGAAAGGTCTGGCCTCCGATCTGCAGAGCCCATTTGGCAAGGCAGTTGGCAAGGTCCTCGAATTCTTCATTGTCGACGAGGTTGAAGTGCCTTATGTGTTCCAGCACCGCAAAGACTACCTGCTTCATACCAGAAAGACCCGAAATCCAAATCGCGATGATCCCGATGCGCCCGAGTATGTTATTAGCGCGGACAAGTTGCTGAACCAGGACGATCTGTGGAAAATCTTAGAACTGGACATCAAGTTCCGATCTTTCGTGGATAAGAGGAACGCCCTTGAAAAGACGGTCGACAATCTGAAAGGAATGGAAATTCACGACGCTATGGTGGACGAAATGATTCCAGAGGCGACGACTATGGAGGAGCTTCAAGACTTGCAAGATTATCTGCATTTCCAATATGGCCCACAATTGAAGGACCTTGCTGCTATGGCTGGCAATCTCTCCTTGACAAAGCGGCCGGGCTCAAAATCCAATTTACTCGAGAGAGTCCGCCAAGGCAAGGCGTATAGCTTTGTTCGAGCCTACGGCATCTCAGCTGATCAACTTGCAAAGAACGCCCTGCGACATGGAAAGAAGGTCACGCCTGACGATGATGCACAGTATCCTATGGATTTGGCGGATAGCTTGATTGATGACGTTTTCAGCACAGGCGACCAAGTCATCAGCGCAGCCCGGCAGATGTACTCGGAAGAGTTATTTGCCAGCCCAAGAATGCGCAAACATTTCCGAAACTCATACTACCAGGCCGCTGAGATCAGCTGTCGACGGACTGAAAAGGGATTGCGTAGAATTGACGACTCTCACCCATATTATGAGATCAAGTACTTGCAGAATCAAGCTATTGCCGACCTGGTTCATCAGCCAGAGCTTttcttgaagatgatgaaggctgaagaggaaggactTGTCACTAtcaagctcgatatgcctgCTCGGTATGATTTCCGACAACACCTTTACCAGGAGTTTGAGTCCGAGAACTTCAGTGATCGAGCTGAGCAGTGGCGGGAGGAGCGCAAGAAAGTGCTGGACCTTGCTTATCCTAAGCTGGAGAAGATCATCGCAAAGAACGTCAAGGAGGTCATCCGTACTTTCTGTCAAGATGAAGTGCTCAAGATGTGTCGGGAAGAATACGCGAAGAGACTTGACCAAGCGCCGTATAAGCCCAAGGGCATGATCCTGGGCACTACACCACGTGTCTTGGTTCTCTCCAGCGGTATGTCTGATCCCGCCCGTGATCCCATTTGCTGGGCATGGGTAGAGGAAGATGGACGAGTGATCGAGCAAGGAAAGCTAGGAAACCTTGCTCGAGATGAGCGCCAGCGAGAAGAGTTTGAAGAACTCGTGAAGCGCCGTCGACCCGATGTGATTGGTGTCAGTGGCTGGTCTGCTGAAACAACCAAGTTGGTGCGTGACCTGGAGAGCTTAGTAAATGAGAAGGGTCTCATGGGGCCTGAGTTCGAGGACCCTGACACCAATGACTATAGAACGGAGCCACTGGAGGTTGTGGTGGTGAACGATGAGGTTGCTCGCTTGTATAAGGATAGTCCTCGCGCTCTTGCCGAGCATCCAAGTCTCAACCCCATCACGAGGTACTGCGTCGCCCTGGCGCGTTACATGCAGAACCCCATGAAGGAATACGCAGCTCTTGGCAAGGATGTTGCTTCCCTTTCTTACCACCCTTGCCAGAACCTCCTTCCAGCGGACAAGCTGGCCAAGTACCTGGACTCGGCTATGGTAGACATGGTGAACCTCTGTGGTGTGGACATCAACGAGGCCATGAACGATACTTACACTGCCAATCTTCTGCCTTATGTTTCCGGACTGGGACCCCGAAAGGCCACTAGTGTTATCAAAGCTATCAATGCCAATGGTGGCGCTGTGGGAACAAGAGACGAGCTCGTGGGCGACCCTGATAGTGGAAAGCTGCCCGTTGTTGGTCCTAGGGTTTGGAACAACTGCGCGAGCTTTCTTTTCATTGAGTATGAGGCTACAAACCCATCGTCTGATCCACTAGACAACACACGTGTTCATCCCGAGGACTATGAACTGGGCCGAAAGATGGCTGCCGATGCTCTTGAGCTCGATGAGGAGGATGTCAAGGCTGAAACGGACGAGAACGGACCTGGGGCCATTGTTCGCAAGCTTTTCAAGCAGGACGAGCAGGACAAGGTTAACGAACTGGTACTCGAGGAGTATGCAGAGCAGTTGGAGAGAAACTACAGTCAGCGCAAGCGAGCCACTTTGGAAACGATCCGTGCCGAACTCCAAGCCCCCTACGAAGAACTTCGAAGGAACTTTGCTCTCCTGTCACCATCAGAAATCTTCACCATGTTCACTGGCGAAACCAAGCACACCCTTTGCGAGGGTATGATTGTCCCCGTGAACGTGCGGGTTGTCAAGGATGACTTTGCCATCGTCAAACTTGACTGCGGGATTGAGGGCCGGGTTGAGGGCCATGAAGTTAGCCACCGATCATCCATTAAAGAAGTGCTGAGCTCTGGACAGACGGCCCAAGCCAAGATCCTAGACATCAACTACAAAGACTTTATGGCGAAGCTTTCCATGCGGGACGATGCTCTGCGTGTTCCCTACAAGCGACCTATTAATCTTGGCCGGGATGGATGGGACTATGTCCTGGAAGCCGCTGACAAGGAGGAGCTGCGAGAAAAGGACAAGACAACCGGCCGGACACAGCGTGTTGTAAAGCATCCTAATTTTAAGCCTTTCAATGGTCTGCAGGCCGAAGAATATCTGGGATCTCAACCCAGCGGCGAGGTTATAATTCGACCTTCGTCCAAGGGTAACGATCATCTGGCGGTTACTTGGAAGGTTGCGGATGGTGTGTTTCAACACATTGACGTTCTCGAGATGCAAAAAGAAACGGAGTTCGCAGTGGGCAAGCTGTTGCGCGTGGGCGGCAAGTACACATACACTGACCTGGACGAACTGATTGTCGAGCACGTCAAGGCCATGGCACGCAAGGTAGAGGAGTTGATGCGGCATGATAAGTACCAGAACCGATCCCGGGGAGAGACGG AAAAATGGCTAACGACTTACATTGATGCCAACCCCACCCGATCGACGTACGCTTTCTGCATCGACACAAAACACCCTGGATACTTCTGGCTGTGCTTCAAGGCTAGCAGGGCAGCCAAGGTAATTGCGCTGCCAGTGCGCGCAATTCCGCAAGGCTTTGAGCTGAAGGGCTATCAATATCCTGACATGCGAGCGCTCTGCAACGGGTTCAAGCTACGTTATCAGAATGAATTCTCGAAAATGGGCCATCGCTAG